A genomic region of Nostoc sp. UHCC 0702 contains the following coding sequences:
- a CDS encoding peroxiredoxin produces the protein MIYRRTFLSILFASCFAVMSWLNFAPDAIALGGKLPAINQPAPEFSLPTNTGNGRISLSDLRGKWVVLYFYPKDFTSGCTIEARRFQQDLPKYIEKNTQIIGVSADDVDSHAEFCDSEGLKFPLLADTTGAVSKTYGSWIGFVSMRHSFIIDPQGILRETFVKVNPSIHSTEVLAQLEKLQSSAS, from the coding sequence ATGATTTACCGTCGCACTTTTTTGAGCATATTATTTGCCAGTTGTTTTGCTGTGATGAGTTGGTTGAATTTTGCCCCCGATGCTATTGCTTTGGGTGGTAAACTTCCTGCAATTAATCAACCCGCACCAGAGTTTAGCTTGCCAACCAATACAGGTAATGGCAGAATATCCTTATCTGATTTGCGCGGTAAGTGGGTAGTCCTCTACTTTTATCCCAAAGACTTTACCTCTGGTTGCACCATTGAAGCTCGTCGTTTTCAGCAAGATTTACCCAAATATATAGAGAAAAACACTCAGATTATTGGCGTTAGTGCCGATGATGTTGACTCTCATGCTGAATTTTGCGATTCGGAGGGGCTAAAATTTCCTCTATTGGCTGATACTACCGGTGCAGTTAGTAAAACTTACGGTTCTTGGATCGGTTTCGTATCTATGCGCCACAGTTTTATTATCGACCCCCAAGGCATCCTACGCGAGACTTTTGTCAAGGTTAACCCATCCATCCACAGCACAGAAGTACTAGCACAACTGGAAAAGTTACAGTCTTCAGCCTCCTAG
- a CDS encoding sulfate ABC transporter substrate-binding protein, translating into MTLWQHALRKLQAMSYDKPLACGNAKGERVYAQQRTYRFRVKSFKGFVSLAMLGAILSVAIAACSGNNGTNSAIETPNASPVAASKQNVELTLVSFAVTKAAHEAIIPKFVEQWKKEHNQTVTFKQSYGGSGSQTRAVIDGLEADVVHLALAGDTSKIEKAGLIQPGWEKEVPNNGIVSKSVAALVTRPGNPKGIKTWADLEKDGVKLITADPKTSGIARWNFLALWNSVIKTGGDDAKATEFITKVYQNVPILTKDAREATDTFAKQGQGDALINYENEVILAQQKGEKVEYVVPDVNISIDNPIAVVDKNVDKHGTREVAEGFVKYLYSPEAQQEFVKLGFRPVDEKLSQTKEVTDKFPKVKTLGTAEDFGGWSEIDKKFFADGGVFDQVQAKIKR; encoded by the coding sequence ATGACTTTGTGGCAACATGCACTGAGAAAATTACAAGCGATGTCTTACGACAAGCCGCTAGCCTGCGGCAACGCCAAAGGCGAACGCGTCTACGCCCAACAGAGAACATACAGATTCAGGGTAAAATCGTTCAAAGGCTTTGTATCGCTGGCAATGCTAGGGGCGATTTTGAGTGTAGCGATCGCCGCCTGTTCTGGTAATAATGGAACTAATTCTGCTATTGAAACCCCTAATGCCAGTCCTGTTGCTGCTAGCAAACAGAACGTAGAATTAACCCTGGTTTCCTTTGCCGTTACCAAAGCGGCTCACGAAGCCATCATTCCCAAATTTGTGGAACAGTGGAAGAAAGAACATAACCAAACTGTCACCTTTAAGCAAAGCTATGGCGGATCTGGTTCCCAAACTCGTGCCGTCATCGACGGTTTGGAGGCAGATGTTGTGCATTTAGCATTAGCTGGAGACACGTCTAAGATTGAGAAAGCCGGACTGATTCAACCAGGATGGGAGAAAGAAGTTCCCAACAATGGCATTGTCTCCAAATCAGTGGCAGCCTTAGTTACACGTCCAGGCAACCCCAAAGGTATCAAAACCTGGGCAGACTTAGAAAAAGATGGTGTAAAACTGATTACTGCTGACCCGAAAACATCAGGTATTGCTCGCTGGAATTTCTTAGCACTGTGGAACTCCGTAATCAAAACTGGTGGCGATGACGCTAAAGCTACTGAATTTATCACCAAGGTTTATCAAAATGTACCAATTCTGACTAAAGATGCACGGGAAGCCACTGACACATTTGCCAAGCAAGGTCAGGGGGATGCTTTAATCAACTATGAAAACGAAGTTATTTTGGCACAACAAAAGGGCGAGAAAGTTGAGTATGTTGTTCCTGATGTGAACATATCCATCGACAATCCCATCGCCGTGGTAGATAAAAACGTTGATAAGCATGGTACCCGCGAAGTTGCTGAAGGATTTGTCAAATACCTCTACAGTCCAGAAGCACAGCAGGAGTTTGTCAAATTGGGATTCCGACCTGTGGATGAAAAATTATCCCAAACCAAGGAAGTTACAGACAAATTTCCCAAAGTGAAAACTCTCGGTACAGCAGAAGACTTCGGCGGATGGAGTGAAATTGATAAAAAGTTCTTCGCAGATGGCGGTGTTTTTGACCAAGTTCAAGCCAAAATCAAACGGTAA
- the cysW gene encoding sulfate ABC transporter permease subunit CysW, which yields MTVDKPSFHSTASDTDTAKPKQQKSWVPALLIGIAIAYLALVQYIPALNVFVQAFAKGVGPFLSNLSKPAFLHAAWLTLILAVIAVPLNTVFGLCAAWAIARYKFPGRAVVLSIIDLPFSISPVVAGLMIVLLYGRNGWFGPWLQAHDIKIIFAFPGMVLATAFVSMPFVAREVIPVLEEFGKDQEEAARILGANDWQVFWRVTLPSIRWGLLYGIILTNARAMGEFGAVSVVSGNIADQTQSLPLFVEDAYKQYETEAAFSAAVLLALLAVVTLVLKEILERKTRIKDVE from the coding sequence ATGACAGTAGATAAGCCTAGTTTTCACTCAACTGCATCTGATACAGATACAGCCAAACCGAAACAGCAAAAGAGTTGGGTACCAGCACTTTTGATTGGGATAGCGATCGCCTATTTAGCCCTGGTTCAATATATACCAGCCCTCAACGTTTTTGTCCAAGCTTTTGCTAAGGGAGTAGGGCCGTTTTTGTCCAACCTTAGCAAACCTGCCTTTCTCCATGCAGCTTGGCTGACACTGATATTAGCTGTGATTGCTGTGCCTTTGAATACAGTATTTGGACTCTGTGCAGCTTGGGCGATCGCTCGGTACAAATTCCCCGGACGCGCCGTAGTATTAAGTATTATTGACCTGCCCTTTTCAATTTCACCCGTGGTTGCAGGATTGATGATTGTCCTACTCTACGGGCGAAATGGGTGGTTTGGGCCTTGGCTGCAAGCACACGATATCAAAATTATCTTTGCCTTTCCAGGCATGGTGCTAGCTACAGCGTTCGTGAGTATGCCCTTTGTCGCCCGCGAAGTTATTCCAGTTTTAGAAGAGTTCGGTAAGGATCAAGAAGAAGCTGCTAGAATTCTCGGTGCAAACGATTGGCAGGTATTTTGGCGCGTTACCCTACCCAGTATTCGTTGGGGCTTACTATACGGCATAATTTTGACAAATGCCAGAGCAATGGGTGAATTTGGCGCGGTTTCAGTAGTATCTGGCAACATTGCCGATCAAACCCAAAGCCTACCACTGTTTGTAGAGGACGCTTACAAACAATATGAAACCGAAGCTGCCTTTTCTGCGGCTGTCCTGTTGGCACTGTTAGCAGTAGTAACCTTAGTACTCAAAGAGATTTTAGAACGCAAAACCCGTATTAAAGATGTTGAATAA
- a CDS encoding polyphosphate kinase 2 family protein, which yields MNHDAFIVPPGAKISLKKNYDPAYKIDFSEKNDGGIKLQRDIEQIANYQDILYAQNTYALLIIFQAMDAAGKDSTIKHVMSGVNPQGFQVFSFKAPSTEELDHDYLWRNMKALPERGRIGIFNRSYYEEVLVARVHPEILKKQQLPEYPPGNKIWKQRFEEINNFEKYLVNNGIIVLKFFLNVSKLEQKKRFLARIDSPDKNWKFSVNDVKERAFWDDYMDAYEEVFNNTSSSWAPWHIIPADRKWFTRLVVADIICTKLESLKLKYPTVSDEDKQRLVQAKHMLEQEN from the coding sequence ATGAATCATGATGCTTTTATTGTTCCACCAGGTGCAAAGATTTCTCTGAAAAAAAACTATGATCCGGCATATAAAATAGATTTTTCAGAAAAGAATGATGGCGGAATAAAATTACAGAGAGATATTGAACAAATAGCAAACTATCAAGATATTCTCTATGCTCAAAATACTTATGCATTACTAATTATTTTCCAGGCTATGGATGCTGCTGGCAAAGACAGTACAATTAAACATGTCATGTCTGGTGTGAATCCCCAAGGATTTCAGGTATTTAGTTTTAAAGCACCAAGTACGGAAGAATTAGACCATGACTATTTGTGGCGGAATATGAAGGCTTTGCCAGAACGCGGTCGTATTGGCATCTTCAACCGTTCATACTATGAAGAAGTGCTGGTGGCTCGTGTTCATCCAGAAATTCTCAAAAAGCAACAACTGCCTGAATATCCTCCAGGAAATAAAATTTGGAAACAGCGCTTTGAAGAAATAAATAATTTTGAAAAATATTTGGTAAATAATGGGATTATTGTACTGAAATTTTTTCTCAATGTTTCTAAATTGGAACAGAAGAAGCGCTTTCTTGCTCGCATTGACTCACCAGATAAAAACTGGAAGTTTTCAGTAAATGATGTTAAGGAAAGAGCTTTTTGGGATGATTATATGGATGCTTATGAAGAGGTATTTAATAATACTAGCAGTTCTTGGGCACCTTGGCATATTATTCCTGCCGATCGCAAATGGTTTACACGCCTTGTAGTTGCCGATATCATCTGCACAAAGTTAGAATCACTCAAATTAAAATATCCCACAGTCAGTGATGAAGATAAGCAGAGACTTGTGCAGGCAAAGCATATGCTAGAACAAGAAAACTAA
- a CDS encoding Nramp family divalent metal transporter, whose amino-acid sequence MPHFENHPSLPEVHRSIVIPNTKSFWRKMLAYAGPGYLVSVGYIDPGNWATDIAGGSKFGYTLLTVILLSNLMAILLQSLCVRLGVATGRDLAQACRDYYNARVSFCLWVLCEIAIAACDLAELLGSAIALQLLFGIPLVWGVCITALDVLVLLFMQHKGFRYTEALVIILVATVGICFIAEILFSRPDIGGIMFGYLPKGEILQNPEMLYIAIGILGATVMPHNLYLHSSIVQTRDWQSSTEKKWEAIKFGTIDSTFALSLALFINSAILIVSAATFHFSGNLNVAEIQSAYKLLSPLLGVSAASAIFGIALLASGQSSTLTATLAGQIVMEGFLQFRLPSWLRRLVTRLLAIVPALITIIIFGEHSTSRLIILSQVILSLQLPFAVIPLVMFTSNRRLMGEFVNPLWLKFLAWGVATVIVGLNVWLLLQSILG is encoded by the coding sequence ATGCCTCACTTTGAAAACCACCCCAGTCTTCCTGAAGTTCACCGCAGTATTGTAATTCCCAACACTAAAAGCTTTTGGCGCAAGATGTTGGCTTATGCAGGGCCAGGGTATCTGGTTTCAGTGGGATATATAGACCCTGGAAACTGGGCCACAGATATCGCTGGAGGGTCTAAGTTTGGTTATACCCTGTTGACAGTAATTCTGCTGTCAAACCTGATGGCGATATTGTTGCAATCGCTATGTGTGCGTTTGGGTGTTGCTACAGGGCGAGATTTGGCACAGGCTTGCCGGGACTATTATAATGCAAGGGTTAGCTTTTGTTTGTGGGTACTGTGTGAGATTGCTATTGCCGCTTGTGACTTGGCGGAACTATTAGGAAGTGCGATCGCTCTACAACTTTTATTTGGTATTCCCTTAGTATGGGGTGTGTGTATCACTGCGCTGGATGTCCTGGTATTATTATTTATGCAACATAAAGGCTTTCGCTATACAGAAGCCTTAGTAATAATCCTGGTAGCAACCGTAGGCATCTGTTTCATCGCGGAAATTCTGTTCTCCCGACCTGATATAGGAGGGATAATGTTTGGATATCTGCCCAAGGGAGAAATTTTACAAAACCCAGAAATGCTCTACATTGCTATTGGCATTTTAGGCGCAACAGTCATGCCTCACAACTTATATTTACATTCTTCTATTGTGCAAACCCGTGATTGGCAATCGAGTACAGAAAAAAAATGGGAAGCGATTAAGTTTGGCACAATTGATTCAACTTTTGCTCTGTCGTTGGCATTGTTTATCAACTCAGCAATTTTAATTGTATCTGCTGCAACATTTCATTTTTCTGGTAATCTGAATGTGGCAGAAATACAATCGGCTTACAAACTGCTTTCACCATTGTTAGGTGTGAGTGCTGCTAGTGCCATCTTTGGGATTGCCTTACTTGCTTCCGGTCAAAGTTCAACACTAACTGCAACCCTGGCTGGGCAAATTGTGATGGAAGGGTTTTTACAATTTCGTCTTCCATCTTGGTTACGCCGTTTAGTTACCCGTTTGCTTGCGATCGTTCCAGCGTTAATTACGATTATTATCTTTGGGGAACATAGTACAAGCCGCCTGATAATTCTAAGTCAAGTTATCCTCAGTTTGCAGTTACCGTTTGCAGTGATTCCTCTGGTGATGTTTACAAGTAATCGCCGCTTAATGGGTGAGTTTGTAAATCCGTTATGGCTCAAATTTTTAGCTTGGGGAGTTGCTACTGTAATCGTTGGGCTAAATGTTTGGTTGCTATTACAAAGTATTTTGGGTTGA
- a CDS encoding NIL domain-containing protein, whose amino-acid sequence MASDNTLIHKRIRVRIPKDYHQEPVISRLVSDYNLTVNITAAILGANAVGDGWFDLELQGTKEQIQNGLTYLHELELEVWDETKIGNW is encoded by the coding sequence ATGGCTAGTGACAATACGCTGATCCATAAACGGATTCGAGTTAGAATTCCCAAGGACTATCACCAAGAGCCTGTGATTTCTCGCTTGGTGTCCGACTACAATTTAACTGTGAATATCACTGCGGCAATTCTGGGAGCAAATGCTGTCGGAGATGGTTGGTTTGACCTGGAATTGCAAGGAACAAAAGAACAAATTCAGAATGGATTAACTTATCTCCATGAATTAGAACTAGAGGTCTGGGATGAGACCAAAATAGGTAATTGGTAA
- the cysT gene encoding sulfate ABC transporter permease subunit CysT, with protein sequence MTLSPTVEGEGKTPAGKAFLQQLVRLPWTWRITLIYLTVMLFIPITAMFLKASTEPPARFWAIATSPLALATYNVTFVTSIFAALLNGVFGTLIAWVLVRYDFPLKRLVDATVDLPFALPTSVAGLTLATVYSDNGWIGSLLAPLGIKVSFTRVGVAVAMIFISLPFVVRTVQPVLQEMEHEIEEAAWCLGASQWQTFWKVILPPLFPTILTGIALGFSRAVGEYGSTVIISSNTPYQDLIAPVLIFQRLEQYDYSGATVIGIVLLSISLVLLLAINFLQAWARRYDSR encoded by the coding sequence ATGACTCTATCTCCTACTGTAGAAGGTGAAGGTAAAACTCCGGCAGGTAAAGCGTTCTTGCAGCAGTTGGTACGGCTTCCTTGGACTTGGCGAATTACTTTAATATACCTAACAGTGATGTTGTTTATACCCATAACTGCTATGTTCCTGAAAGCAAGTACGGAACCTCCAGCTAGGTTTTGGGCGATCGCTACTAGTCCCCTTGCTTTGGCGACTTATAATGTCACATTTGTTACTTCAATATTTGCGGCTCTGCTCAATGGCGTTTTTGGTACTCTGATTGCTTGGGTTTTAGTTCGCTACGACTTTCCCTTAAAACGGTTGGTTGATGCCACAGTCGATTTACCCTTTGCCCTACCAACTTCAGTGGCAGGGTTAACACTGGCAACAGTTTACAGCGATAACGGTTGGATTGGTTCACTACTAGCACCTTTAGGAATTAAGGTATCTTTTACGCGTGTGGGCGTAGCGGTGGCAATGATATTTATCTCCTTGCCTTTTGTGGTCAGGACTGTGCAACCGGTGCTGCAAGAAATGGAACATGAAATAGAAGAAGCCGCCTGGTGTTTGGGTGCTTCTCAGTGGCAGACCTTTTGGAAAGTGATTTTGCCGCCTTTGTTTCCCACAATTTTGACAGGTATTGCCTTGGGCTTCTCTCGTGCAGTGGGCGAGTATGGCTCGACTGTGATTATTTCTTCCAATACACCTTACCAAGATTTAATCGCACCTGTGCTGATTTTTCAACGTTTGGAGCAGTATGACTATTCTGGCGCGACTGTAATTGGCATAGTTCTACTGTCAATTTCTTTGGTGCTGCTTTTAGCAATTAACTTCTTACAAGCGTGGGCAAGACGTTATGACAGTAGATAA
- a CDS encoding sulfite exporter TauE/SafE family protein: MLDIHLSILIIVFFITSIISVVTGSTSLITVPVMLQLGIEPRTALATNMLALTFMSIGGTLPFIGKKTIDHNRLALLIVLTLAGSILGAVIVLTVPSKLMPLIISVLMIAVAIFSIINSNAGVIPATGSPSQVAEFGGYAATFVLGIYGGFFSGGYVTLLTAAYVSLFRMTFIKAVANTKLINIFSSLIATIIFISRGIVDYKLGIILSATMFIGGVIGSRIAIKLSNIWLRRIFLMTVIALGFKTLLDLR; this comes from the coding sequence ATGTTAGATATTCATTTGAGCATCCTGATTATAGTGTTTTTCATCACAAGTATAATCAGTGTAGTAACTGGTAGTACTTCCCTAATTACTGTACCAGTGATGCTGCAATTAGGTATTGAACCGCGCACGGCTCTAGCTACCAATATGCTGGCATTAACCTTCATGAGTATCGGTGGCACTTTGCCTTTTATTGGCAAAAAAACCATTGACCATAATCGCTTGGCACTACTGATTGTTTTGACGCTTGCAGGCTCAATATTAGGTGCTGTAATTGTGCTGACCGTGCCATCAAAATTGATGCCATTGATTATTTCTGTTTTGATGATTGCAGTTGCGATATTCTCAATTATCAATAGTAATGCTGGAGTAATTCCGGCAACAGGTAGTCCATCACAAGTAGCAGAATTTGGGGGATATGCAGCAACTTTTGTGCTTGGTATTTATGGAGGTTTCTTTAGTGGTGGCTACGTCACTTTATTGACAGCTGCCTACGTTAGCTTATTTCGTATGACGTTTATTAAGGCAGTTGCGAATACAAAGTTAATCAATATTTTTTCTTCACTGATTGCCACTATCATCTTTATTTCGCGTGGGATAGTAGATTACAAACTGGGAATTATTCTGAGTGCTACCATGTTCATTGGCGGAGTCATTGGTTCACGCATTGCCATTAAACTCAGTAATATTTGGTTGCGCCGGATTTTTCTAATGACAGTCATAGCGCTTGGATTCAAAACATTATTAGATTTAAGGTGA